A single region of the Bdellovibrio sp. GT3 genome encodes:
- a CDS encoding MotA/TolQ/ExbB proton channel family protein, translated as MEFLMSLGRGFTSGDAIWMWTILAAQIVSVAIIAERSVALFMNRKVNQKDISKTLAEDIKAGNLDKALRRSMQLGMTQPLGVVASAGIQAAIDMGGKEEIQLKMDEVLLEESTRVEKRIGFLAMFANVATLLGLLGTITGLIHSFAGISNANPAEKAAILSQGISLAMNTTAYGLIVAVPALIMYAVLQNRATRLTEDLNKGALNLFIQLGYHYAPVSDKKEKALK; from the coding sequence ATGGAATTTTTAATGTCACTTGGTCGCGGTTTTACTTCAGGAGATGCTATCTGGATGTGGACTATTCTAGCTGCTCAGATCGTTTCTGTGGCTATTATTGCTGAGCGCTCTGTTGCGCTTTTCATGAATCGCAAAGTAAATCAAAAGGATATCTCTAAAACTCTAGCTGAAGATATCAAGGCTGGAAACCTGGATAAGGCTCTACGCCGTTCAATGCAATTGGGTATGACTCAACCATTGGGTGTTGTGGCTTCTGCCGGTATCCAAGCGGCTATCGATATGGGTGGTAAAGAGGAAATCCAACTTAAAATGGACGAAGTTCTTCTTGAAGAATCAACTCGCGTGGAAAAACGCATTGGTTTCTTAGCGATGTTTGCCAACGTAGCTACATTGCTGGGTCTTTTGGGTACGATCACAGGTTTGATCCACTCATTTGCCGGTATCTCTAACGCAAACCCTGCAGAAAAAGCGGCGATCTTGTCACAAGGTATCTCTTTGGCGATGAATACGACAGCTTACGGTTTGATCGTAGCGGTTCCAGCTTTGATCATGTATGCGGTTCTTCAAAACAGAGCGACTCGTTTGACAGAAGACCTGAACAAAGGCGCTTTGAATTTGTTCATCCAGCTTGGTTACCACTACGCTCCAGTTTCTGACAAAAAAGAAAAAGCACTTAAGTAG
- a CDS encoding M14 family zinc carboxypeptidase, which translates to MLELLFSLLVSPSNAPVTNYATVVQTLQQIQQANPSTTELIDLGPSDSGQNIIAIKIGNGERANLIVGTHHGNEYGSTAVAMGAADAFAKNPIQGHTVYIIPVLNIPGFNSRSRYERVGYNSVDQNRDYPGPCITGKPFKSKATKALADFIDAKNIISSATLHTHWPAVLYPWGFSTRDVMTKDDATFIQLSKDAVVESGYDVGNSKDMLYAADGAFEDYAYWKHGIWSLLFEMGTTHNPSEAQMAQMVSVNVPGLRRFFENAPKERAKDHAFTGKCDRSIMQRTHLE; encoded by the coding sequence ATGCTAGAACTTTTATTCTCTCTATTAGTATCACCATCCAATGCGCCTGTTACCAACTATGCAACCGTTGTTCAGACTTTGCAGCAGATTCAACAAGCCAACCCTTCAACCACTGAACTTATTGATCTGGGCCCTTCTGATTCCGGTCAAAACATCATCGCCATTAAAATCGGCAATGGCGAAAGAGCCAACCTGATCGTGGGTACTCATCACGGCAACGAATACGGTTCGACAGCTGTGGCAATGGGTGCTGCAGATGCATTTGCAAAAAACCCAATCCAAGGTCACACCGTTTACATCATTCCGGTTTTGAATATCCCAGGCTTCAACAGTCGCTCCCGCTATGAGCGCGTTGGTTACAATTCAGTGGACCAAAACCGCGACTATCCAGGACCTTGTATCACAGGAAAACCTTTTAAATCCAAAGCCACTAAGGCATTGGCGGACTTTATCGATGCCAAAAACATCATCAGCTCTGCAACTTTGCACACTCACTGGCCCGCAGTATTGTATCCTTGGGGCTTTTCAACTCGTGACGTGATGACCAAAGATGACGCCACATTCATTCAACTTTCCAAAGATGCGGTTGTGGAAAGCGGTTATGATGTTGGGAACTCCAAAGACATGCTTTATGCAGCTGATGGTGCATTTGAAGACTATGCTTACTGGAAGCATGGCATCTGGTCTTTGTTGTTTGAAATGGGCACCACTCACAACCCGTCTGAAGCACAAATGGCCCAAATGGTTTCCGTGAATGTTCCAGGCCTTCGCCGCTTCTTTGAGAATGCTCCAAAAGAGCGCGCTAAAGATCATGCCTTCACTGGCAAATGCGATCGCAGCATCATGCAAAGAACTCACTTGGAATAG
- a CDS encoding PilZ domain-containing protein, with product MSKIWFILNEGQVTGPFEPEEIESQIASMKEVSIWGRGQGEWETPSKWRAKIKSLPPVTAASDQSKTWLTRIEGKPSKTPVVYSDMIAQLKKMTDLSQVDISTDGGRTWKEVYALQQVVDDLGISRRSHPRVPIVGTLEFEPSETSASIKCRVISISEGGLGINDADGLQIGQKFFATLSSPNLYQTITTTCEVVYIGNDGYAGLRFVGLPEEFKSSVIEYVRKFATIS from the coding sequence ATGTCGAAAATTTGGTTTATCCTCAATGAAGGACAAGTGACAGGGCCGTTTGAACCAGAGGAAATTGAATCACAAATCGCATCCATGAAAGAAGTTTCTATTTGGGGACGCGGTCAAGGTGAATGGGAAACCCCGTCCAAATGGCGCGCCAAAATCAAAAGCCTGCCACCCGTAACTGCTGCCAGCGATCAAAGCAAAACCTGGCTGACACGCATCGAAGGCAAACCTTCCAAGACACCTGTGGTGTATTCAGACATGATCGCACAACTTAAAAAAATGACCGATCTCTCGCAGGTGGATATCTCCACCGATGGCGGCAGAACCTGGAAGGAAGTATACGCACTTCAACAGGTCGTTGACGATCTTGGCATCAGCCGCAGATCCCACCCTCGCGTACCGATTGTGGGCACGTTGGAATTTGAACCTTCTGAAACTTCCGCTTCCATCAAATGCCGCGTGATCTCCATCAGCGAAGGTGGTTTGGGTATCAACGATGCCGATGGCCTGCAAATAGGTCAGAAATTCTTTGCCACACTCTCCAGTCCGAATCTGTATCAGACGATCACCACCACTTGCGAAGTTGTCTATATAGGTAATGATGGTTATGCGGGTCTGCGCTTTGTGGGCTTACCGGAAGAATTTAAATCTTCAGTCATTGAATACGTCAGAAAGTTTGCGACGATTTCGTAG
- a CDS encoding ExbD/TolR family protein encodes MSASGNGNDKLNFELNILPILDILSVLICFLLLTAVWLQVGTIDTKQAIGDNSTAGATNPPSLWVTMEADGSVQLSLRDIPKAKTLEERIAKSSKGLDLATLESRLQAYKAKWPELKTSVVRPGAQTNYGDVIRVMDKLKQNSFEGVGLSPLG; translated from the coding sequence ATGAGCGCATCAGGTAACGGTAACGACAAATTAAATTTCGAGCTCAATATCCTGCCGATCCTGGATATCCTTTCTGTACTCATCTGCTTTTTGCTTTTGACTGCAGTGTGGTTGCAGGTCGGTACAATTGATACAAAACAGGCCATCGGAGACAACTCCACAGCTGGCGCGACAAATCCACCGTCCCTTTGGGTAACAATGGAAGCGGACGGCAGCGTGCAACTTTCTTTGCGCGATATCCCCAAGGCTAAAACTTTGGAAGAGCGTATTGCGAAGTCATCAAAAGGTTTGGATTTGGCGACTCTCGAGTCACGATTGCAGGCTTACAAAGCAAAATGGCCTGAGCTAAAAACAAGTGTTGTTCGTCCTGGAGCACAAACCAATTACGGTGATGTGATCCGTGTGATGGATAAATTGAAGCAAAACTCATTCGAAGGCGTGGGCTTGTCCCCACTAGGGTAA
- a CDS encoding NADPH-dependent FMN reductase — protein sequence MKYIIAGTDRPDSKTLKLAHYVQGIYEAQGEHVEIIDLVEVKEHLHTGPHYGKTHSGLQPYLDKLVASEGLIVICPEYNGSMPGALKYFIDHMKFPETFEYRPVCFIGLGWMFGGLRPIEHLQQVFGYRNAFIYPERIFIMNAPKVLNDEGEPQDETIKQLLVKQATGFRNFVSALSAFKIDANSIIASKKS from the coding sequence ATGAAATACATTATCGCAGGCACCGATCGCCCGGACTCTAAAACGCTGAAGTTGGCCCATTATGTTCAAGGGATTTATGAAGCTCAGGGTGAGCATGTCGAGATTATTGATCTGGTGGAGGTTAAGGAACACCTTCATACCGGACCTCATTATGGAAAAACCCATTCTGGATTGCAGCCTTATTTGGATAAATTGGTGGCTTCCGAAGGATTGATCGTTATTTGTCCTGAGTACAACGGTTCCATGCCAGGAGCTTTGAAGTACTTCATCGATCACATGAAGTTTCCTGAAACGTTTGAGTATCGCCCGGTGTGTTTCATTGGCTTGGGTTGGATGTTTGGTGGACTTCGTCCGATTGAACATCTGCAACAGGTCTTTGGCTACCGCAATGCCTTCATTTACCCAGAACGTATCTTCATCATGAATGCTCCCAAGGTTTTGAATGACGAAGGTGAGCCACAAGATGAAACCATCAAGCAGTTGTTGGTGAAGCAGGCGACAGGATTCAGAAACTTTGTTTCTGCCTTGTCAGCTTTCAAAATCGACGCAAATTCTATTATTGCGTCAAAGAAGTCGTAG
- a CDS encoding tetratricopeptide repeat protein, translated as MKNLKRLLIISPILAGTLFTQIARAEKMNSDTQDLVVGKMERVLSAMDKKDPSWVPTQQRLADTLAERARTRFMQEMESNCDGCKGSKADRQKAVEIYENLLSQVQLNEHGPILFQLGHLYQMAGQIDKAIDLFQSIVKDAKKKNIAKDIVSRSHAELGDLLFQKAKFKEAKNHYVIALQDKNLQNRALITYNMAWSDFNEEKLASAIKTLESLLSKPEQITRDTEKGTSYDPVFHADIVRDLGTFYARRNISTKEIARFEVLSPKEKRKELLLDFAKEADRVGQKQAAHDILSRYMDQEGLTETETLEAFVRMAQINYDRGQAGKSTQDFAKAAKAFKSTDCKEASKCEELKKTMKRYVTELHRSKKLKPDQDLLNAYVIYSNTFPQDTEMTTRGAQVAMDMGKPAIAAQLYRAISDNSDLSEKDRQNALLNEVAAGEKSNDIEIQKAAYVNFLKKGKDEGKTFEVRYQLAYLSYQQKQLKESAVAFNDLAEDKSGKTELRKKSADLALDSLAQLKNDEQIQDLAANYASLFPAHKAEYDLTARKALMNQAAALANNPNSSKSDMRTVLKRITSANLATASAEEKVLFYTNESILAQKLGEDAIYVAALQKLIASDIPAPRKESLLEQLTGYYETKLDFVSAYKTAVRLKMPKVSERDREFRLGTLADLANTNPQRHYRAALKLGLKGDRSLVVRTRLVLLASNPAAELKAQAGELRRKPALLNETALLVYARQGMTGNLKSVLAMKEIRNRSAAQFIEKQPFYNKALSFNKQISSHGINAKNDRSMQAGIKERIKLLSRADSLLAEANRTRDITAQLMSLEIVARENDRMVRDLSNLPMPKGLTAQEQAQYIGILKSQSKPYLMKARFAEQRETELLNSSPALAQMAADYRNARPEVQNILKREMTLITQLEEGGKMKSEIASALNSSPASASDLASARKSVAAEPNNASEIVKLKTLETKMGHPLMASYLEGRLNQLQRGKSL; from the coding sequence ATGAAAAACTTAAAACGCCTCCTCATTATCAGTCCAATTCTTGCGGGTACCCTGTTCACTCAGATCGCCCGCGCGGAAAAGATGAACTCCGACACGCAGGATCTTGTCGTCGGCAAGATGGAGCGCGTTTTATCGGCGATGGATAAAAAAGATCCATCGTGGGTCCCGACTCAGCAACGTCTGGCTGACACTCTGGCTGAAAGAGCGCGCACGCGCTTTATGCAGGAGATGGAGTCCAATTGTGATGGTTGCAAAGGATCCAAAGCGGACCGCCAAAAAGCGGTTGAGATCTATGAGAACCTGCTTTCCCAGGTTCAATTGAACGAACACGGTCCCATCCTGTTCCAATTGGGACATCTTTATCAAATGGCCGGTCAAATCGACAAGGCTATCGATCTTTTCCAAAGCATAGTTAAAGACGCTAAAAAGAAAAATATCGCCAAAGACATCGTCTCCCGTTCTCATGCGGAACTGGGCGATCTTTTATTCCAAAAAGCCAAATTCAAAGAGGCGAAAAACCACTACGTGATCGCACTCCAGGATAAGAACCTGCAAAACCGTGCGTTGATCACTTACAATATGGCATGGAGTGATTTCAACGAAGAGAAACTGGCTTCTGCCATCAAAACTTTGGAATCTCTTCTTTCCAAACCAGAACAAATCACTCGTGATACGGAAAAAGGAACTTCATACGATCCTGTGTTCCACGCAGATATCGTACGCGACCTGGGCACTTTCTATGCGCGCCGTAATATTTCAACTAAAGAGATCGCGCGTTTTGAAGTGCTTTCCCCTAAAGAAAAACGCAAAGAACTTCTTTTGGATTTTGCCAAAGAAGCAGACCGTGTCGGTCAAAAACAAGCCGCTCATGACATCCTAAGCCGCTACATGGATCAGGAAGGTCTGACTGAAACTGAAACATTGGAAGCCTTTGTGCGTATGGCACAAATCAATTACGACCGTGGTCAGGCAGGAAAATCCACTCAGGACTTCGCCAAAGCGGCTAAAGCTTTCAAAAGCACAGATTGCAAAGAAGCTTCCAAATGCGAAGAGCTTAAAAAAACCATGAAGCGCTATGTGACGGAGCTTCACCGTTCAAAAAAATTGAAACCTGACCAGGATCTTTTGAACGCGTATGTGATCTATTCCAATACTTTCCCGCAAGATACAGAGATGACCACTCGTGGTGCGCAAGTGGCAATGGATATGGGTAAACCCGCTATTGCTGCCCAGTTGTACCGTGCGATCAGTGACAACTCTGATCTTTCCGAAAAAGACCGCCAAAATGCTCTTCTTAACGAAGTTGCGGCTGGTGAAAAATCCAATGACATTGAAATTCAAAAAGCGGCTTACGTGAACTTCCTTAAGAAAGGAAAAGACGAAGGCAAGACTTTTGAAGTTCGCTACCAATTGGCGTACTTGAGCTACCAGCAAAAACAATTGAAAGAATCCGCGGTTGCGTTTAACGACCTGGCCGAAGATAAATCCGGCAAAACAGAGCTTCGCAAAAAATCCGCGGACCTGGCGCTGGACAGCTTGGCGCAACTAAAGAACGACGAGCAGATTCAGGATCTGGCAGCAAACTACGCGAGCCTCTTCCCTGCTCACAAAGCTGAATATGATTTGACGGCACGCAAAGCTTTGATGAATCAGGCAGCGGCTTTGGCAAACAATCCAAATTCCAGCAAATCTGACATGCGCACTGTTTTGAAGCGCATCACATCTGCGAATCTGGCGACAGCATCCGCAGAGGAAAAAGTTTTGTTTTACACCAACGAAAGCATCCTGGCGCAAAAACTGGGTGAAGATGCTATCTATGTGGCTGCATTACAAAAGCTGATCGCATCTGACATCCCGGCTCCGCGCAAAGAATCCTTGCTTGAACAACTGACTGGCTACTACGAGACCAAATTGGATTTCGTCAGCGCTTATAAAACGGCTGTTCGCTTGAAAATGCCAAAAGTCTCAGAACGAGACAGAGAGTTCCGCTTGGGTACTTTGGCGGACCTGGCTAACACCAATCCACAACGTCACTACCGTGCAGCCCTTAAATTGGGTCTTAAAGGTGACCGCTCCCTTGTGGTGCGCACTCGCCTAGTGCTATTGGCCTCCAATCCCGCAGCTGAGCTAAAAGCTCAGGCCGGCGAACTTCGCCGTAAACCAGCTTTGTTGAATGAGACAGCCCTTTTGGTTTACGCACGCCAGGGTATGACTGGAAACTTGAAGTCCGTTTTGGCGATGAAAGAGATTCGCAACCGTTCAGCGGCGCAATTTATTGAAAAACAGCCTTTCTACAACAAGGCGCTCAGCTTCAATAAACAGATCTCTTCCCACGGCATCAATGCGAAAAACGACCGTAGCATGCAAGCCGGCATCAAAGAGCGTATTAAGCTTCTGAGCCGTGCTGATAGCCTGTTGGCAGAAGCCAACCGCACTCGTGATATCACAGCTCAATTGATGTCCCTTGAGATCGTGGCTCGTGAAAACGATAGAATGGTTCGCGATTTGTCGAATCTTCCTATGCCGAAGGGTCTGACTGCCCAAGAGCAGGCTCAGTACATTGGGATCCTTAAATCTCAATCCAAGCCTTATTTGATGAAGGCCCGTTTTGCGGAACAACGTGAGACAGAGCTCTTAAACAGCTCCCCAGCCCTGGCGCAAATGGCTGCTGACTACCGCAATGCCCGCCCTGAGGTTCAAAACATCCTTAAACGCGAGATGACCCTCATCACTCAGCTTGAGGAAGGCGGCAAAATGAAGTCCGAAATCGCCAGTGCGCTAAATTCGTCACCGGCAAGTGCTTCTGATTTGGCCTCCGCTCGCAAATCAGTGGCAGCTGAGCCTAACAACGCCAGTGAGATTGTAAAACTTAAAACTCTGGAGACAAAAATGGGCCATCCGCTAATGGCTTCGTATCTGGAAGGCCGTTTAAATCAATTACAGAGAGGAAAAAGCCTATGA
- a CDS encoding ExbD/TolR family protein, giving the protein MRTSFLNTNQKRSLLAEAQSLKPGSRKKSGGKGNLALALPLTSLIDAFSIIVIYLLIGTQSTGIEVKSGNINLPLADQATSVEKEMPILRIEKGNYFINDVRVADSQLGSKLESLKKDAKQEIELMIQADTEMKYADLDPIIKAGSLAGIEKLKFAVVPKQ; this is encoded by the coding sequence ATGAGAACTTCATTCTTAAACACCAATCAAAAACGCTCCTTGCTGGCAGAAGCGCAAAGCCTGAAACCAGGCTCGCGCAAGAAATCTGGTGGCAAAGGTAATCTTGCATTGGCTCTGCCTTTGACATCTTTGATCGACGCTTTTTCAATTATCGTGATTTACCTTTTGATCGGTACTCAGTCGACCGGTATCGAAGTGAAATCCGGCAACATCAATCTGCCTTTGGCAGATCAGGCGACCAGTGTTGAAAAAGAGATGCCGATTTTAAGAATTGAAAAGGGCAACTACTTTATCAATGACGTACGGGTTGCAGACAGCCAGTTGGGATCCAAATTGGAATCTTTGAAGAAAGACGCCAAACAAGAGATCGAGCTTATGATCCAAGCTGACACCGAAATGAAATACGCGGACCTGGATCCAATCATCAAAGCTGGATCACTGGCAGGTATCGAAAAACTTAAATTCGCGGTGGTACCAAAACAATGA
- a CDS encoding potassium transporter Kup, which yields MLSLAALGIVFGDIGTSPLYALRECFGGEYGLNVTPENIIGILSLIFWTLITVICVKYMAFVMRADNKGEGGILSLMALAVRSQHTKDITHRRWIMTILGLFGAALLYGDGVITPAISVLSAMEGLKVVTDKFDPYIIPTTIFIINALFLMQRYGTGKIGVIFGPILMLWFTTLGTLGTIGLFNNPQILEALWPHHAIEFFFRNGVHAFLVLGSVVLVVTGGEALYADMGHFGKTPIRMAWFFVALPALVLNYFGQGALLLSDPTAIENPFYLLAPKWAIIPMVCLSTSAAVIASQALISGVFSITRQAIQLGFCPRINIVHTSSQEIGQIYIPAINWSLFIGVVWLVLTFKTSSNLAAAYGIAVTGTMVITTILAYEVARQKWNWSFFKAFSIFGVFFIIDAAFFAANIHKIPHGGWVPLVIGALIYLLMTTWQKGRQVLFRRLKERSMPTEDFMLKLLREPPIRVPGTAIYMSGDPWGVPAPLLHNLKHNKVLHQRVAILTIQTREVPFVSKKDNISIQEIVPNFYRILAYYGFMETPKMKHILEACRNKDINFNVNETTFVLGRETIIATKGGPPRPDEPHMSHWRERLFAVMSKNAQRPTAFFRIPPNQVIEVGIQVEI from the coding sequence ATGCTTTCACTCGCGGCTTTGGGAATTGTATTCGGTGATATCGGAACCAGCCCGTTGTACGCCTTGCGCGAATGTTTCGGTGGTGAGTACGGTTTGAATGTCACTCCCGAGAACATCATCGGAATTCTCTCGTTGATTTTCTGGACACTGATTACTGTTATCTGCGTGAAGTACATGGCGTTCGTTATGCGTGCCGATAATAAAGGTGAAGGTGGAATTCTTTCCTTAATGGCTTTGGCGGTGCGCAGTCAGCACACGAAAGACATCACTCATCGTCGCTGGATTATGACCATCCTCGGTCTTTTTGGTGCGGCACTTCTTTATGGAGACGGTGTTATTACTCCGGCCATCTCTGTTTTGTCTGCGATGGAAGGTTTGAAAGTCGTCACTGATAAGTTCGATCCCTACATTATTCCAACCACGATTTTCATCATCAATGCCTTGTTTCTGATGCAAAGATACGGGACCGGAAAAATCGGTGTGATCTTTGGGCCCATCTTGATGTTGTGGTTTACGACACTGGGAACCTTGGGCACCATCGGCTTGTTTAACAACCCGCAAATCCTTGAAGCCTTGTGGCCTCATCATGCGATTGAATTTTTCTTCCGAAATGGTGTTCATGCCTTTTTGGTATTGGGCTCTGTCGTCCTGGTTGTGACTGGTGGAGAGGCACTCTATGCCGACATGGGGCACTTCGGTAAAACGCCGATTCGCATGGCGTGGTTCTTTGTGGCGTTGCCGGCTTTGGTATTGAATTATTTCGGGCAAGGTGCACTTTTACTTTCAGATCCTACAGCAATTGAAAATCCATTTTACTTGCTGGCTCCCAAGTGGGCGATCATTCCCATGGTTTGTCTAAGTACTTCCGCCGCGGTAATTGCCTCCCAGGCATTGATTTCCGGCGTGTTCTCAATTACTCGTCAGGCGATCCAGCTGGGGTTCTGTCCGCGTATTAATATCGTGCACACTTCCTCCCAGGAGATCGGTCAGATTTATATTCCGGCCATCAACTGGTCTTTGTTCATCGGCGTAGTCTGGTTGGTATTGACGTTTAAAACCTCCAGTAATCTGGCTGCGGCCTACGGTATTGCGGTGACGGGGACGATGGTTATCACCACTATCCTAGCCTATGAAGTTGCCCGCCAAAAATGGAACTGGAGCTTCTTTAAGGCATTCAGTATTTTTGGTGTGTTCTTTATTATCGATGCTGCTTTCTTTGCGGCAAATATCCATAAAATCCCGCATGGCGGTTGGGTGCCATTGGTGATTGGTGCGTTGATTTATCTTTTGATGACAACATGGCAGAAGGGCCGCCAGGTTCTTTTCCGTCGATTGAAAGAGCGCTCCATGCCGACAGAAGATTTCATGCTGAAGCTTCTGCGTGAGCCGCCGATTCGTGTTCCAGGTACGGCCATCTATATGTCGGGAGATCCATGGGGTGTGCCAGCGCCGTTGTTACATAATTTAAAACACAACAAAGTTCTGCATCAGCGAGTGGCGATTTTGACCATTCAAACGCGCGAGGTTCCGTTCGTTTCCAAAAAAGACAATATTTCCATTCAGGAGATTGTTCCGAACTTTTACCGCATTCTTGCGTATTACGGATTCATGGAAACTCCGAAGATGAAACACATCCTTGAGGCTTGCCGCAACAAGGACATCAACTTCAACGTCAACGAGACCACTTTTGTTTTGGGCCGTGAGACTATTATCGCCACCAAGGGCGGCCCACCACGACCGGATGAGCCTCATATGTCGCACTGGCGTGAGCGTCTGTTCGCAGTGATGTCCAAGAATGCGCAAAGACCCACGGCCTTCTTCCGAATTCCACCGAATCAGGTGATCGAAGTGGGGATTCAGGTCGAGATTTAA
- a CDS encoding patatin-like phospholipase family protein, with protein MSNLGLVLSGGGARGAYQVGVLLAVAEICKKLSIDNPFKVYTGVSAGAINTCGLISHPGNFQEACAALENVWGSLQSHDVFISDPISLTRGALHWLMDLSSGGMKRTPGKSLLSTAPLRELIQKNCKFENIQKKIESGKIHGVGISALDFHTSSTVTFIQGAQEIELWERVRRQAVRSLLTVDHVMASSAIPVLFPPTAVGSRYFGDGSIRNFSPCAPAIYMGADRILAIGVRRQQEVCYTTHETAPAQEPSVARVASVLLHAIMSDGLEFDIERIERINLALSKIASSARKNLTVKPVDVVWVSPSQDFSKIAAEHAHELPRMIRYLLKGLGSLEESAELASFLLFEKQYIQTLLEIGYQDGMTEQDKIEKLLGTNRHIESSAAPAL; from the coding sequence ATGTCAAACCTAGGCCTGGTACTTTCAGGTGGCGGCGCACGAGGAGCTTATCAGGTCGGCGTGCTATTGGCGGTGGCGGAAATTTGCAAAAAACTTTCAATCGACAATCCTTTTAAAGTCTATACGGGAGTGAGTGCAGGTGCGATCAACACTTGTGGGCTCATATCACATCCGGGGAATTTTCAGGAAGCTTGCGCGGCTCTGGAAAATGTCTGGGGGAGTTTACAAAGCCACGATGTTTTTATCTCTGATCCAATCTCCCTGACTCGCGGTGCTCTTCATTGGTTGATGGACTTATCCAGCGGAGGCATGAAGCGCACCCCGGGAAAGTCCTTGCTAAGCACGGCACCTCTGCGGGAGCTCATTCAGAAAAACTGCAAGTTTGAAAACATTCAAAAGAAAATCGAATCAGGAAAAATTCATGGCGTGGGAATTTCCGCTTTGGATTTCCACACCTCATCAACGGTCACCTTTATTCAAGGGGCCCAGGAGATAGAATTATGGGAAAGAGTACGAAGACAGGCCGTAAGATCCCTGCTCACCGTCGATCACGTGATGGCTTCATCGGCCATTCCGGTTTTATTCCCACCGACTGCAGTGGGTTCCAGGTACTTCGGGGATGGGTCGATTCGGAACTTCAGCCCCTGCGCTCCCGCCATCTACATGGGTGCGGATCGCATACTGGCGATCGGAGTCCGGCGCCAGCAGGAGGTCTGTTATACTACACACGAAACAGCACCTGCTCAGGAGCCCAGTGTGGCACGTGTCGCGAGTGTCTTACTTCATGCCATCATGAGCGATGGACTTGAGTTTGATATTGAAAGAATTGAGCGCATCAATCTGGCTTTAAGCAAGATTGCCTCGAGCGCGCGTAAAAACCTGACAGTGAAACCAGTGGACGTCGTCTGGGTATCACCTTCACAGGACTTTTCGAAAATCGCGGCAGAGCATGCGCACGAACTTCCCCGAATGATTCGCTATCTTCTGAAGGGCTTGGGCAGTCTGGAGGAATCCGCTGAGCTGGCGAGCTTTCTTCTGTTTGAAAAGCAGTACATTCAAACTTTACTGGAGATCGGATATCAGGATGGCATGACTGAGCAGGATAAAATTGAAAAGCTGCTGGGCACCAATAGACATATTGAATCCTCAGCAGCTCCCGCCTTATAG